Genomic window (Streptomyces sp. NBC_00078):
GACTTCGTCGTCCACGAGGACGCCATGGTGTGGCCGATGGTCGCCGCAGGCACCTCCAACGACGAGGTCATGTTCGCCCGGGACGTCCGCCCCGACTTCGGCGACAACGAAGACGACTGAGCGAGAGAGACGAAAGAGAAATGTCCAAGCACACGCTCTCCGTCCTGGTGGAGAACACCCCGGGCATCCTGGCCCGGATCGCGGCCCTGTTCTCCCGCCGCGGCTTCAACATCGACTCGCTCGCGGTCGGCGTCACCGAGCACCCCGACATCTCCCGCATCACCATCGTGGTGGGCGTGGAGGAACTGCCGCTGGAGCAGGTGACCAAGCAGCTCAACAAGCTCGTCAACGTGCTGAAGATCGTCGAGCTGGAGCCCGGGCAGGCCGTTCAGCGCGAACTCGTTCTGGTGAAGGTGCGCGCCGACAACGAGACGCGCTCCCAGATCGTCGAGATCGTCCAGCTGTTCCGCGCCAAGACCGTCGACGTCTCCCCGGAGGCCGTGACGATCGAGGCCACCGGCAGCGGTGAGAAGCTGTCGGCCATGCTCAAGATGCTCGAACCGTACGGCATCAAGGAACTGGTGCAGTCCGGCACGATCGCGATCGGCCGTGGTGCCCGCTCGATCACGGACCGCTCGCTGCGCGCTCTCGACCGGTCGGCATAACGGCGCAGTCGGGCGGCCGGGTGACTCGGCCGCCCGTATACCGAGACCCCGAAACTTCCCTTCCGCCCGCCGTCATACGGTGGGACGCAACGCCTGCACACAAGGAGAGAACCCAAAGTGGCCGAGCTGTTCTACGACGCCGACGCCGACCTGTCCATCATCCAGGGCCGCAAGGTCGCGGTCATCGGTTACGGCAGCCAGGGCCACGCCCACGCGCTGTCGCTCCGTGACTCGGGTGTCGACGTCCGTGTCGGTCTGCACGAGGGCTCCAAGTCCAAGGCCAAGGCCGAGGAGCAGGGCCTGCGCGTGGTCACGCCGTCGGAGGCCGCCGCCGAGGCCGACGTCATCATGATCCTGGTGCCGGACCCGATCCAGGCCCAGGTCTACGAGGAGTCCATCAAGGACAACCTCAATGACGGCGACGCCCTGTTCTTCGGCCACGGCCTGAACATCCGCTTCGACTTCATCAAGCCCCCGGCGAACGTCGACGTCTGCATGGTCGCCCCCAAGGGCCCGGGCCACCTGGTGCGCCGCCAGTACGAGGAGGGCCGCGGCGTTCCCTGCATCGTGGCCGTCGAGCAGGACGCGACCGGAGGCGGCTTCGCGCTCGCGCTGTCGTACGCCAAGGGCATCGGCGGCACCCGCGCCGGCGTCATCAAGACGACCTTCACCGAGGAGACCGAGACCGACCTGTTCGGTGAGCAGGCCGTTCTCTGCGGTGGTACGGCCGCGCTGGTCAAGGCGGGCTTCGAGACGCTGACCGAGGCCGGCTACCAGCCGGAGATCGCGTACTTCGAGTGCCTGCACGAGCTGAAGCTGATCGTCGACCTCATGTACGAGGGCGGCCTGGAGAAGATGCGCTGGTCGATCTCCGAGACCGCCGAGTGGGGCGACTACGTCACCGGCCCGCGCATCATCACCGACGCCACCAAGGCCGAGATGAAGAAGGTCCTCGCCGAGATCCAGGACGGCACCTTCGCCCGTGAGTGGATGGCCGAGTACCACGGCGGCCTGAAGAAGTACAACGAGTACAAGACCGCCGACTCCGAGCACCTGCTGGAGACCACCGGCAAGCAGCTGCGCAAGCTCATGTCGTGGGTGGACGAGGAGGCGTGACCTCGGTGTCCCGTCGCGGCGCCCTCTGCGGGGGGCGCCGCCACGGGGCCTCACCCCGGACCCTGTACACAATGGAGTTTCACGTCCGGGTGATCCTTCCGCGGAGGCGCAGGACGGCCTCCACCGCGCCACTACACTGGCGCACAACATACGCGTCAGGCCCACAGCGTCGTGCGTCTTCCACGCGGCCAGTACCCTCCACCGCCTGCGGCCGTCGGGACGGCCGTCCGCATTGGACTTGTGAGGACTCACGTGAGCTCGAAACCCGTCGTACTCATCGCTGAAGAACTGTCGCCCGCGACCGTGGACGCACTCGGCCCGGACTTCGAGATCCGGCACTGCAACGGAGCGGACCGAGCCGAACTGCTCCCGGCCATCGCCGACGTCGACGCGATCCTGATCCGCTCAGCGACCAAGGTCGACGCCGAGGCCGTCGCCGCCGCGAACAAGCTGAAGGTCGTCGCACGAGCCGGCGTCGGCCTGGACAACGTCGACGTCTCCGCCGCCACCAAGGCCGGCGTGATGGTCGTCAACGCCCCCACCTCGAACATCGTGACCGCCGCCGAGCTGGCGTGCGGTCTCCTCGTCGCCACCGCCCGCCACATCCCGCAGGCCAACGCCGCGCTGAAGAACGGCGAGTGGAAGCGCAGCAAGTACACGGGTGTGGAGCTGGCCGAGAAGACCCTGGGTGTCGTGGGTCTCGGCCGTATCGGCGCGCTGGTCGCCCAGCGCATGTCCGGCTTCGGGATGAAGGTCGTCGCCTACGACCCCTACATCCAGCCCGCGCGGGCCGCGCAGATGGGCGTCAAGGTGCTGTCCCTCGACGAGCTGCTCGAGGTCTCCGACTTCATCACCGTCCACCTGCCCAAGACGCCCGAGACCGTCGGCCTCATCGGCGACGAGGCCCTGCGCAAGGTCAAGCCGAGCGTGCGGATCGTCAACGCCGCGCGCGGCGGGATCGTCGACGAGGAGGCGCTGTACTCGGCGCTGAAGGAGGGGCGCGTCGCGGGCGCC
Coding sequences:
- the ilvC gene encoding ketol-acid reductoisomerase translates to MAELFYDADADLSIIQGRKVAVIGYGSQGHAHALSLRDSGVDVRVGLHEGSKSKAKAEEQGLRVVTPSEAAAEADVIMILVPDPIQAQVYEESIKDNLNDGDALFFGHGLNIRFDFIKPPANVDVCMVAPKGPGHLVRRQYEEGRGVPCIVAVEQDATGGGFALALSYAKGIGGTRAGVIKTTFTEETETDLFGEQAVLCGGTAALVKAGFETLTEAGYQPEIAYFECLHELKLIVDLMYEGGLEKMRWSISETAEWGDYVTGPRIITDATKAEMKKVLAEIQDGTFAREWMAEYHGGLKKYNEYKTADSEHLLETTGKQLRKLMSWVDEEA
- the ilvN gene encoding acetolactate synthase small subunit, translated to MSKHTLSVLVENTPGILARIAALFSRRGFNIDSLAVGVTEHPDISRITIVVGVEELPLEQVTKQLNKLVNVLKIVELEPGQAVQRELVLVKVRADNETRSQIVEIVQLFRAKTVDVSPEAVTIEATGSGEKLSAMLKMLEPYGIKELVQSGTIAIGRGARSITDRSLRALDRSA